Proteins co-encoded in one Accipiter gentilis chromosome 5, bAccGen1.1, whole genome shotgun sequence genomic window:
- the MSANTD2 gene encoding myb/SANT-like DNA-binding domain-containing protein 2 isoform X7 yields MAASCGSSQLPAAEPPLKIPKMEVLSPGSPGALSDGNPSLSDPSTPSGASPLGPGPGPAAGGAGLGGGGGGGAGGRGGASPSVSFSPGGAAAAAAAAACRGMSWTPAETNALIAVWGNERLVEARYQQLEGAGTVFGSKAPGPAMYERVSRALAELGYERTPSQCRERIKEPRSRS; encoded by the exons ATGGCGGCGTCCTGCGGCTCCTCGCAGCTCCCGGCCGCCGAGCCGCCGCTGAAGATCCCCAAGATGGAGGTGCTGTCGCCGGGCTCGCCGGGAGCGCTGAGCGACGGCAACCCCAGCCTCTCCGACCCCTCCACCCCCAGCGGCGCCTCGCCCctcggcccggggccggggccggcggccggcggggccgggctggggggcggcggcggcggcggggcggggggccgcggcggggcctcGCCCTCCGTCTCCTTCTCGccgggcggcgccgccgccgccgccgccgccgccgcttgcCGGGGGATGTCCTGGACGCCGGCGGAGACCAACGCGCTGATCGCCGTCTGGGGCAACGAGCGGCTGGTGGAGGCGCGGTACCAGCAGCTGGAGGGCGCCGGTACCGTCTTCGGCAGCAAGGCCCCCGGGCCCGCCATGTACGAGCGCGTCTCCCGCGCCCTGGCCGAGCTGGGCTACGAGCGCACCCCCTCCCAGTGCCGGGAGCGCATCAAG GAACCACGGAGCAGGAGTTGA
- the MSANTD2 gene encoding myb/SANT-like DNA-binding domain-containing protein 2 isoform X6 codes for MAASCGSSQLPAAEPPLKIPKMEVLSPGSPGALSDGNPSLSDPSTPSGASPLGPGPGPAAGGAGLGGGGGGGAGGRGGASPSVSFSPGGAAAAAAAAACRGMSWTPAETNALIAVWGNERLVEARYQQLEGAGTVFGSKAPGPAMYERVSRALAELGYERTPSQCRERIKTLRRCYSRVKEHGVGKRKSSYTFEQLEQVFGQGGWDSQPCQPVLINSSGLYQELESDGSTMEEYSQEDWGNHSQDLHCYQTGEQELDEMPTTKRTLKIKQESSEDTHYLRTSEKLHNSVSSWLHHSTNETRVTT; via the exons ATGGCGGCGTCCTGCGGCTCCTCGCAGCTCCCGGCCGCCGAGCCGCCGCTGAAGATCCCCAAGATGGAGGTGCTGTCGCCGGGCTCGCCGGGAGCGCTGAGCGACGGCAACCCCAGCCTCTCCGACCCCTCCACCCCCAGCGGCGCCTCGCCCctcggcccggggccggggccggcggccggcggggccgggctggggggcggcggcggcggcggggcggggggccgcggcggggcctcGCCCTCCGTCTCCTTCTCGccgggcggcgccgccgccgccgccgccgccgccgcttgcCGGGGGATGTCCTGGACGCCGGCGGAGACCAACGCGCTGATCGCCGTCTGGGGCAACGAGCGGCTGGTGGAGGCGCGGTACCAGCAGCTGGAGGGCGCCGGTACCGTCTTCGGCAGCAAGGCCCCCGGGCCCGCCATGTACGAGCGCGTCTCCCGCGCCCTGGCCGAGCTGGGCTACGAGCGCACCCCCTCCCAGTGCCGGGAGCGCATCAAG ACCCTTCGCAGGTGCTACAGCCGCGTGAAGGAGCACGGTGttgggaagaggaaaagcagcTACACCTTTGAGCAGCTGGAGCAGGTGTTTGGGCAGGGAGGATGGgactcccagccctgccagcctgtcCTCATCAACAGCAGCGGCTTGTATCAGGAGCTGGAGTCAGACGGCAGCACGATGGAGGAGTATTCGCAGGAGGACTGGGGAAACCACAGTCAGGATCTTCATTGCTACCAGACCGGCGAACAGGAATTGG ATGAAATGCCTACCACAAAAAGAACATTAAAGATAAAACAGGAATCTTCAGAAGACACGCA TTACCTCAGAACATCTGAAAAGCTTCACAACTCTGTCTCTTCTTGGCTTCATCATTCAACAAACGAAACAAGAGTTACTACATGA